The nucleotide sequence CTGCCGCTGCAATTTCACAAACAATAATTTCGTGATTTACTCTGGCATCAACAACTTCACGCCATTACAAAAGAATGGTGTTCCGATTCTCAAATACGCGGAACATAAGGAGATTCATTACGAAGATGAAAAGATACTTTCCCCCGCTTCGAAATATTCAGTTAAGCTCCTAAACTTTTCATTCGGTACCGTGGACGACTCTGATTTTCTGTTATCAAACTACGGCTTACCCGACACCCCACTCACGGCTCCACGCCCCGCGACAAATAATTTGATGCAGTGGTTCCTGATCGGTAACGGCATTCTGCTGGCGCTGATCGTCCTTTACGTTATCATTCAACGCTTCCGCACTGCTCATACTCAGGAGAACCTGTCATGAAGCGGCTCTCTTTCAGACTGAAATCATTCCTGGCAGCTTACTTTACTGTGGTCCTGATAATTGGGGTAATTTTTTATGGCACCTCCCTGTTCGGGGCCCCGCAGATTGTGGCACCGCTCTGTGAATTCAAAGAGATCCCAGCCGGCGAGACAGCACGACAGAAGATCTCTGTCCAGAACACGACCAGTCAACCACTCCAGCTGATCGGTGCGATGGTTCCCTGCACGCTTTGTGGCTGCGCCTCTACGGAAGGGCTGCCTGTGACAATCCCGCCCGGTCAGAGTGAAAGCTTCTTCGTATTATTCAAAGCAACAACAGCAGGCCAATTCAAAACAGAAATCGAACTGTATACCGACAACCCCGAACAGACCATCGTTCGACTACATGTCCGCGGGACAGTGAAACAGGACGCAAAAGACCAACCAGTGAAGTGATGTGGTTCCGACTTTCGAAATTCACTTCGTAGGGGTCGACCCATGTGTCGACCCGCAGGGTGAACAGTGTTTGCTGTTTACACCACGAAGTTTTTTCCTGGTCCCGTTCACTGCGAATAACAAATGAACCTCAACAGGCGGGCGGACACATGGGTCCCGCCCTTAACGTTTGGTGTCTCACGAGTGTAGTACCTGGTTATGCCAGCACCGTCGGTCAAGCCGAGCGGTGGCACACGGACGGCTGATACAATCGGGAGTCACAACAAATACAGGGAACCTTTCCGTGTGCCACGGTCCGGCTCGTCCGGCCGTGCCCGGGCAAGTATTGGAAGCCTGTCTCTGAATACAACACGATAGCCGCAACCTCCCGCTCGCTGCGCTCGACCCGAAATATATTCGGGTCCACCCATTTGTTACTTTCGTGTGGTTTCGTGTTTTTTCGTGGTAGAAAAAACCATCACGACGAAGCCTACTTCTTCTTAATTGTCAACCACAGGTAAGGCAGTTCGAGATCCGCTTTGGGACGGGCGGTTTTGCGTTTGGGGCTGATGCCTTTGATGACAGCGGTCGGCGCGTGGACCTGCGTCTTGTCTTTCAGGCTCACGCCTTTGATTTCCAGCGGGCCTTGAAATACCACGTCCGCCTTGGCTTCCAGCTTCAGCTTGACCGATTTCTCGGTCTTCTCTTTCAGCTTGGAAACCACAGGCTCACACGTCACCCCTGCGGGTAACCCAGCCACGCTAATTTCAATGTCATCGTTGAACCGCGGACTCTGGCGATCAACTTTGACTTCGATTTCCAGCGGCTTGTCGCCGGCGGTCAGCGTGTATTGCTCTTCGGTGGTCTGCAACGAGAAGTCGGCTTCGGTAGGCTGGATCGACAACAGGTACACATAACGAAAGCCGCCATATTGAAATCGATCGGTCACTTCCAGGCGATATTCTCCGTCCGCAGGAATCCCATAATCGAGTTGGGCGTCATAATAATTCCGGCGGGCATCATCCACTTCTTTCAGCAGTTTGCCTTTCGCATCAAACAGCTTGATGTAAGCATCCAGGGGATAACCCAGCATATATGTGTCGACTTTGAACGTCAGCTTGTCCCCTTTTTTCGCTGCGAAACGGTAGGAATCGATCTCTTTCCGCTCAGCGATTTTGCCGGTAACCGTCGCCGGTAACGTCAACAGTTGGCCCTTCTCAGCCTGACTCTCTTTGGTTTCAAGAATAACCGGAGTCTTACTCAACGGGATCGTCAACAAGTTTCCCAGTTGCGGGTGGCTGAGCAGCGCCTGCGTTTTCGAGTCAGTCATCGCGGGTAACAGCGTTTTTAAATCATCAGGCAGATTCCAGCCTTCCAATGCCACCGGTGCCGCGGCAGCAGGATGCCAGGCGAGTGGCAGACTATGGTCGACGAACGGTCCTGTCGTCAGCGTCAAACGGTAAATGTAAGAAGCAGCGCCCGCAAAACGAATCGTGCTGTTGGGATCCGCAGGAAATGCGAACGTGCGCACGTAATAGGTTCCGTCTTCCGGCGCGGTAAAGACAATCCGCGGATCAAACCAGAGGGTATCTTCCATCTGCTCCAGCACGGTGCCTCGATGATTGAGAATCTGCAGCAGGCCATCCATGGGTGAACCCAGCTGTTCGTTCGCAGTCTGCGATGCAATCAGGGTCTGACCCCTTTTTAATTTTACCTGGTAGATGTCAACATCACCACTTTTGGCCAGCACGCCATTGATGGTCACGCCTGGCAGTTCGCATTTGTGGGCATGTTCCAGGTCGTCATTGGGCTCCGTTTCGGCCTGTTCGGGAAGAGTACCCACCAGGAACGGTCGGATTTCAGAAGCCCCTTCCGCATTGTGAAAACGCAGCCAGTACAAACCGGGCTTGGCAGCGGCATCGATCTGGACGGTGAATTGTTTTTCCTTACCATTAGCGGGTTTCTCCGGGATCGTAATCGTCAACCCGGGAGCCGAAGTCCAGACGGAAACCGGTGCAGTGCCCAGTGTTTTATTAACGCTGACTTCGACCTTCTGTCCCACCTGACCGCCTGCGGGGTTCAGATAATTCACGCTGGGAGGCGCGGCCTTCACTTCTGAAAACAGACCATGAACCAATGCCATCGAAACAACAGCGGGCAGAATCCGAGCGGTAGACAACATCGGTAATCTCATTCTCAGTCAGAAGGTGGCAGTTTATGCAAACAGTTCCGGAATCGGTGTCGGGTCGCTGACCAGATGCGACGGACGACCTTCCGGTGTGTAGAGCATTTTGTCAGGGTCGATGCCCATCTTTGTATAGATGGTCGAGACAAAGTTTTCCGGCGAAAGCACGCGTTCAACAGCGGAGTAACCGGCTTTGTCGGTCGCTCCGAGAGCGAGTCCGCCGGGTGTTCCGCCGCCGGCCATCAGGACGGACATCGCGTTGGACCAGTGATCACGACCGCCGCCGGGATTGATTTTCGGTGTACGACCGAATTCACCCAGTGCCAGTACCATGGTCGTATCCAGCAGACCGCGTTCGTCCAGGTCTTCGATCAGAGTCGCGATGGTGTTTTCAAAGGAAGGCATGCGACCACGGAACGTCTTGAACAGACTGCCGTGATTGTCCCAGCCCCCTTCGTACAAGGTGACGAATGGCACGCCGGCTTCGGTCAGACGACGAGCCAGCAGGGCACGTTGACCGAATGAGTTTCGACCGTATTTATCGCGTAACTCGTCAGACTCGCGATCAATTTCAAAGGCCTTCTGTGCTTCGGTGGAAGCGACCAGGCTATAGCCCTGCTCATAGTATTCATCCAGGCTGAGCACCGGATCGCCGGCGACTTCGTCCCGGATGCGCTTCAGCTGATCGACCTGCTGACGCAGATCGCGGCGAGTTTGATAGCGGGTGTCGGTGAGACCACTGGGAAGAGACAGGTCCCGCACGCGGAAGTTGGATGAATTCGGATTGTCCGACATCACAAACGGGGCGTACTTGGCTCCCAGGAAGTTCGGTCCGCCGGAACGTGACATGCGGGGCATGGAGAAATAGGCGGGCAGATTGTTGGTTGTTGGTTTCTGATGTGCAACCACGGAGCCCATGCTGGGATGGAAGCTTACAAACGCGCCACAGCCGACTGGAATTCGCGGTGGAGCACCGGTCATCATGTAATGGTTACCAGCCCCGTGGTTCCCCTGGTTATGGCGGATGGATCGGATGACCGAGCATTTATCGAAGATCGACGCCAGACGCGTCATATGCTGCGAAAACTGGACGCCGGGCACCTTCGTGGAAATCGGGTTGAATTCGCCGCGAACTTCAATCGGTGCTTCCGGTTTGGGATCGAAGGATTCATAGTGCGAAGGACCACCGTCCATCCAGATCAGGATTACGCTCTTCGCGGTGGCTTTCGGACCCGGAGCAGCGGTGCCTTTAGCCTGGGACTGCAGGCGAAGTAAGTCTACCATTCCCAGACCGGTCATGGCACCGAGGCCTAGCTGCAGGCAATTTCGTCGTGTGATTCCATTGCAATTCTTTGAAACATTCATCATTTCTGATCCTGTTGGTAGTGATGTCAAATAATGATTCCTGGTGGAGCAGGGGAGCTTTAGTTTTTGAAAAGGTATTCCGGTGTATTGAGCAGTGCCCACATCAGGTCTTCAATAACCTGCTGTCGGTCAGCCCCTTCCTTTTCAAACAGGGAGCGCCCCAGTCGTTTTTCTTCCAGACTCGGATATCTCGCATAAGCGGTCAGATAAATCTCTTCTACGATCTGATCGGGCGTCATTTTACTCTTGGCCCATGCGGCACTGTTACCTTTACCGGATTGAATCCGGGCATACAGGTCACGTGAATTCATCATATGCAGGACCTGCACGACAGTAGTATCAGCCGTGCGTTCGCAGGGCGGATCCTGGTTGGGATCGGGACGGCCGAAGGAGTCGAGGAAGACCGAACTCACGCGATGCGTCCAGATCTGTTTAGCCGTTGAATCCTCGGGCATGGCTGAAAATGAGTCGGGCACGCCGATCATTTCGCTGACGCTGTCCAGCAGAACTTCTGCACGCAGACGCTGACGATAATGTCGCGAATAATTTCGCGTATCACTCACGTTGGTTTCGTTGGGTAAGGCACTCAGTGCGTAAACATGAGATGTCACAATCGTCTTGATGTATTTCTTTAAATCGAATTTCTGTTCCCGGAAATGTTTGCCCAGCGCTTTGATCAGCGGCTTGTTGGACGGAGGATTGCTTTCTCGGAAGTCGTCAATCGGTTCGACAATACCGCGTCCCATCAGATCGGCCCAGACGCGGTTGGCATTCACTTCGGCGAAGAAATGATTTTGGGGTGAAATAATCCAGTCTGCCAGTATTTCGCGTGGATCCTGATTTTCTTTAATCTCAGGCACTTCTCCAAACAGGGGGCGGGGTGGCAGGACTTCGTTGGTCAGCGGATGACGCACGCTGCCGGAATTCGCTGTGAAAATCAGCTCTTCTGAACCGGAAATCGGGGCCGAGATCCCGCGGCCTTTACGGCCGATTTTGGCGAAGTAGGCCGCGAAACTGTAGAAATCTTCCTGACCCCAGACTTCGTTGGGGTGGTGATGACACTGGGCACAGCTCAGTCGAATTCCCAGAAAGAGCTGACTGACAATTGTAGTGAGCTCTTCGGGTTTGCGACGATCACGGAACATGGTCACCGCACCGTTGTGCCACGTGCCACCTTGGGCGGTCAGCAATTCATGCGTGAACTGATCGAGGGGTTTGTTCTGGTGAAACGACTGGCGAATCCAGGCATCATAACTCAAGACGGTCTTGATCCCCACATGATACGGATTGGGTCGCAGGAGATCAGCCCACTTGTTGGCCCAGTGATCGCCGAACTCGGGCTGTTCCAGCAGATAATCGACCAGCCGTTCCCGTTTGTTGGGAGAAGGATCCTGCAGAAATGCCCGGGCTTCTTCCGCTGTCGGGGTTCGACCGATGACATCGATGGAAACGCGACGCAGATAAGTGGCATCGTCAATGGGTTCAGAAGGTTTCAGTCCGTATTTCTTCAATTTGTCCCAGACCAGACCATCAATGAAATTATTGCGAGGCAGCCTGGCGTAGAAGCTGTCCGGGACTGTATTATCAGAAGGAATGGTGACGCTCAGGGAAGCGAATTTTCCCATGTAGCGGGCCATGATCGAGGCTTCACCCATCAGCGAACCCGCGGTCACCAGTCCGTGCTCATCGACGGAAACATACACACTTTCGCTCGACATGTATTCGGCGAGGTCCGTCACATCGCGGGTGGACCCATCATTATAATACGCGGTCACCACCATCTGCTGTTTTGTTTCAGGCTGCATGATCCGCTCGGTCGGTTCCGCCGAGATCTTCACAAGCTTCGGTGCCTCAGCAACAGAACGTGTGGCACCTTCCGCAATCCACTGTTCGATGATGTTGTAGTATTTGCTGTCTTCCGGCAGCTTTTTACCACCGCCGTGCGGAATCTTGCCGGCTCCTTTGAGCAGCACCAGGCTCTGATCGGGAGCCAGGGGTGAAGCACGGCGACCCCGTGATTCCTTCGTTAATGCACCGTAATCAAATTCAGGATCGAAGGCGAACATCGACAATTGAAATCCACCCTGACCGCGTTGTTTTCCATGACACGCACCACTGTTGCAACTGAATCGGGAAAACAGCGGATGCACATCGCGTTCAAAATCAAGCAACGGCTGCTTATCGAAATCTTTGACTTCGACGGGCACTTTGATTTTTACAGCGCCATCGGTGACCGTTACTGTCGCCGTTCCGTTCGAGACGGGTTCGATCACGCCGGCGGCATTCACCTGAATCACAGCGGGTTGATCTGACTGAAACTGCACTTCGCGTGTCAGGTCGATGCTTTGTTTATTATTGACGCCTGTCACCAGTAACTGCTGTCGTGCGCGTTGACCCGTCAGTTGTACTTTTTCAGGATAGACCTTCAGACTTTGCTGCGAATTCTCAGCGGCCCGCACAGAAACGGCGGAACACAGCAGCAGACAAGCCAGACAATGATAGAGAAGAGATTTCATCTCGTTGTTCTATCCCAATTCAAAAGGTAGGAGACGCAATGCGGTTTTGGCGGTAATCAGTGCTACGAGGAAAGTATAGGCAGGGCTGCAGGCACATTTAAAAGCAACTCGTGAGCACTCATCGTTGCGCTTCCTCGTGCCTGCAAGTATATATTGTCTCTTATATTTCCTAATCGTCAACTATCATTTAACAACTTTATTTATGAAACACGTCTTAGGATACCTTCTCTGAGTGGCAAAAACTACCCCATATCACAGAAAACGGACCGCTTGTACACGCATCCATGGCTTGAGATCGACGATTATCCGGCTTACACCATCTTTTCCAGCTCTGATTTTACGTAACCGATGCGGTCGGTGATGGCATAATTTTCATTCCAGGGCTGAGGGAACAGAATCGCCTGCCCGCCATGCTCCCGGAACAGGTCGACGTTCTTATGCTGATCGTCAATCAACACGACATCTGGTTTTGCCAGCAGATATTTCTGCGTACCGATCATAAAGTCCATGAACAGGGGTTCCTGAAAATGCTGTCTGAGCCATTCGACTTTCGCAGAAGCACAGGCGGCACTGCGACTGGGGGATGTGCTGATCGTAATGGGAGCCGTCTGTTTCAGCAGAGCCAGCAGTTCCTCCAGCCAGGGGTAGGGAGGAAACTCCGACCAGAAGCGTCCGCCAACAGAATCGACGGGTTTCCAGAATTCATCTTTTGTCATTCCCAGTACGCCCGCGTAGTTGCGTTCACCGGGAGGCCACTGTTCCAGCAGATGCCCCTGATCATGTAACTCCAGAATGGCACCCATGAAATCGGAAATCACGCCATCCATGTCCAGTAAAATATGTCGTACAGCCATGCTGATTTTTCACTCCGGGAAGAAACTTTGATGATAAAACGGTATGATTACCCTTTGAGCATATAATAAACTGAAACTGACAACCATCGTCTTACTGACCGTTTTTATTACTGGTGAACTGAATGACCAACTGGATTCCGCTGGGAAATGCATATGAAATTTCTCCCGGCTCGCGTAAAGCCTATACCGTCCAAGGAACCGAGATCGCCGTGTTCCATGTTGCAGAGGGAGATCAGCCGGGCACCTTTTACGCCATCGACAATTCCTGCCCGCATCAGGGCGCGTCCCTGATTGAAGGCGAAGGTTGTGGCACGGAAGTGACCTGTCCCCTGCATGACTGGAACTTCGATGTCGCGACTGGTGAGTGTCACGACTTTCCTGACTTTAGCCTGACCCGCTTTGAACTCAAAGTAGAGACAGGCGTGTTAATGGTAAATGGTGATGCCTTTGGTGAACCGGGACCACCGCAGAATCTGTTTCTGGTTCGCTACGGTGCCATGGGCTGGGTCGATCACTTTTCTGCAGAGCCGGAAGACGACTATCCGCACCGGACTGCCGTCCTGATTGAAACCAGTCGCGGAGAAGAAGTCGGCGAGATACTTTCGGCTGCAGGCCAGATGGAAAAACCACCGACTGCCGCCGGTACCATTATCCGCGAATTCACCCCCGCTGACCAGTCGACATTATCCAGCCAGGAAGATGTGACAGCGCGCGTCTTTCAGGAGTGCCAGACCCTGATTCAGGAACGGGGCATGCCGACCGAAATCATCGACTGCGAACAACTGTTTGATCAGCAGACCGTCGTGCTGTATTATCTGGGAAGCCGCATGCCGGCGCTGGAAATCCTGGCACAGGAACTCAATGCCAACTACGCGTGGCGGATCGTGTTTCATCCGGTTGATGAAGCGCCTGCTGCCTCCGGCTGTTCCAGTGGCGGTTGTGGCTGTGATGATAAGTAAACTACCTGCCTGAAAACTCCCCCCGCAATTTGTTCCAACACAGAAAACGGAAGACATCATGAGCACCCCCATCAATCGCCGCTCTTTTCTGGGTACTTCACTGGCAGCGACCAGCCTGGGCCTGGCAGCTGCCGACTCTGTCACCGCCGCCGATCAGGAATCAGCAAAACCCTCAACAAAACCGAAGCCGATTCAGAACGAAGTCATTCTGCACGCCCGCCAGGTCGCACTTGATATTCTCAAGCCCAGTCAGAAACAGCTGGAACATGGCCTGGAACTGCATGCAGAGTCGCTCGTCTTCGATTCGTACGGCTTTGCACCCCGCGCTGCCGTCGATGGGGAGCGCCTGGCGGAAGCCATTAACAACCATGCGTCGACCGCGGAGATCCAGGACCTGCGGGAAGACATGTCGATGACCCGCTGTGTAACCGATCCCGCCGAGCAACGTGAATTCAAAGAAGCCTTCGATGCTTCCGGCGTAACCTGTATTTTTCAAAACGCGGGCGAAGAAGGGCAGGACCCCATGCGGCTGATGAAGCGACTGGCCCGCTTCACTTTTACCACCGACATGCTCTCCGACTTTGTTTTTAAAGCAGTCACACCGGAAGAGATCGTGCAGGCCAAACTGGAAGGCCGCCACTGTCTGTACCTGACAGGAAACGGCGTCCCTTTAACGCAACAGTGGGAAACCACCACCGACGAAATGAAATACATGCGGATCTTTTTCCAGTTGGGCATTCGCATGATGCACATGACTTACAACCGTCGCAACATGCTGGGCGACGGCTGTGCGGAACCGGCCAACGCGGGTCTGAGTGACTTCGGTCGGACCGTCGTGGCGGAAATGAATCGACTGGGCATCATTCCCGATGTCGCACACTCGGGCTGGCAGACCAGCCTGGAAACGGCACAGGTCTCGAAAAAACCGGTCGTCGCCAGTCATTCGACCTGCGCCTCCCTCCACAAACATATCCGCAGTAAACCCGATGAAGTCATCAAGGCCATTGTCGAGACGAATGGTCTGATCGGCATCTGCTGTATTCCCCGCTACCTGGGCGGTAAAGGGGATATCAGTGCGCTGCTGGATCATGTTGATTATGTGGTCAAGAACTTCGGGATCGACTATGTCGCCATTGGAACTGACGTGTCTTATACCTCGCGCAATAATTCGCTGGAGCGTAAAAAAGTGCCCCGCGCCCCGCGGTCGCGGACTGCCTGGCGCAGCCTGTGGCCCGACGATCCGTTTGTGGAGACTCCCGAAATGCGAACCAGCGTCTCCTGGACCAACTGGCCTCTGTTTACGGTTGGCCTCGTCCAGCGTGGCTACTCTGATGCCGATATACAGAAAATTATTGGCGGTAACGTCTTACGTGTCTGTCAGGAGTCTCTGACTTGAACCCTGTTTTGCTGCTTCACCCTGCAACGGATCAACCACGATGCGAGTTTTAATAACAGGTGCCGCCGGTTATGTCGGTCGCTATTTCGCCGCGCACTGGCAATCGACGGAAGACCTGGAACTGGTGCTGGCAGACATTCATCCTCTTGCCGATGATCCACGGTTTATCACTCTTGATCTCACAGACGCCAAACAAACCCGCGCGGCGCTGGAAAACATCGATGCTGTCATTCATCTGGCAAAACAGGCTGACGAAGGCCCGATGGAAGGAGATGAGTTAAACGGAAAACGTTTTGACGTGAACGTGAAAGGCACGTTTAACCTGCTGGAAGCAGCCCGTGCTGCCGGCGTGAAACGCTTTATCTTTACCAGTACGGTGATGACGGTACTGGGATACACAGCACCGCAATGGGTGGAATCGGATGCACCACCTCTGCCCGTGGGTTCGTATGCACTCACAAAACAGCTCTGTGAAGTCATGTGCCAGCATTATGCACGCGCGTATGACATGTCGATTATCTGCCTGCGGATCCCCAAGCCGATCGACCTGGAACACCCTCTCTGGAAAACGCACCCGCTGCGCCCTCAATGGGTGCCTTTTCCTGACCTGCTGCAGGCGTACCAGAAAGCACTGACCGCCGAGATCTCGGGCTGCGAAGTCATTACCATTGTCGGCGAAAGCTCAAAACGCCGCTGGGATCTCAGCAAAGCAGAAAAACTGCTGGGCTATCGACCGACCCTCATTCCGGAAGAACTGGGCTACGCCATGGGAACCGAAGATCAGCCTATTCCGACCGAAGACCATTATGCCTGAACCAGAACCTTCTGGTTATTGTTCTACGCGACAGTAGGGCAGGCTCTTCTCGAGCTTGGCAATTCCCTCTTCAGTGATTTCAGTACCATCGATATACAGCGTGCCCAGATTTTTCATCTTCTTGAGAGACGTGATGCACTTGTCACTGACATCCGTATTCCGCAGATTCATATCCACGATATTTTCGAGGACTTTGATCTCGGAAATACCGGCATTGGTGATCTGCGTATCGTTCAGTTCCAGCCACTCCATATCTTTCATTTTGATCAGATACTTCAACCCGTCGTCCGTGATTTGCGTATTTCGCAGCCACAGTCGCTGCAGGCGGGTCAAGCCTTTAATCTGCTTGAGACCTTCATCGGTAATCTGAGTATCGCGCAGGAGCAGGACACGCAGTTTTTTCAGCGTCTTCAGATGAGCCAGTGCATCATCTGTGATCTGTGTTTCAGACAGCCCCAGCGTTTCCAGACTCTTTAAACCGGATAGATGAGCCAGACCGTCTGCTGTAATTTCGAGCCCTGTCAGAAACAGTTCTTTCAGGCTGTCCAGACTTTTCAGATGCTTCAAGCCGGCGTCTGTCACTTTAGTCCGCGACAGATTCAGGATTTCAAGATTTGACAGCTTCTTGAATTCTGCCAGGCCGGAGTCAGATACGGGAATCCCATGCAGCGTGATCTCACGCAGACTCTTTAAAGACTTGAGATGCACCATCCCGTCATCAGTCACTTTGGAACCGGACAGGTCCAGTTTTCGCAACTTGGACAGGCGTCCCAGATAAACCAGTCCTGCATCCACCAGCTTGGAACCGGAAAACGAAACCTGCGAAATGTTGCCGTTGTAATCCATCTTCAAATTTGCACTGATTTCTTTCAGTGACTTGATATCCGTTTCCAGCGTTGATTCCTGGGGAACTTCTTCCTCTGAACCGGTGGCAGCTTTACTCATATTGTTCGCCTGTTTCGAATTGGTATTTCTGACTCAAATCAGGCTACTTTCACTTTGAACCACTATTCATCAGTGCAGTTTTTCCCGATTTTGTTTCTAACACTCGCCAATTCTAATATACACATAATCCCAAAACTTCGCATGTGAACGGACGATTTTTCTTCGGGAATACTGGTCTGATAGTGCGCGGAAAAGCACGACCTGGCGACATCGAACGTGTACAGGCATCACAACGGGTGTAGAACCGCCTTGATTCCCGTGAAATGCGGGCGGCTTTGGAGACGGTCTGCCTGCGCCTGCTACTTGACCTGCTTGCCAAACAGCAGAAGTTCATCAAAATTGCCGGTATCATCGAATGAGCCAATACCCACACGTCCGGTCAGGAAAGTTTTGTCCGTGGCGGTCATCACGGGCTCATCCATATCATCAAAATAAATCTTGATCGAACCGGATTTCTTATCCCGTACCACGCGGGCATGATGCCATTCATCGTCCCAGTCCGTACCGGCTGTGGTTTTTGTAGAGATCTTCGTCCGGGGCTTGTCGTTGACGATAAAAATCTGGTTGGCATGATCGTCCATTTTTTTGCCGAAGTGCACATAATAAAAATGGGCATCATCCTGGTATCCGAAAAACAGGCACAAGTCGCGATGTCCATAATCGGGAATCGTGGACTGCAGTTTGACATCGAAAATAAAATCACTGACATCAAAGTTTTTCAGCAACGCGCGATTGTAAGGCGAACGCACGGGGGGCTCGAATTTGCTTCTTTTTTTCGTCAGGCTGAAGACATGATTGTCTCCCTGGTGAATCATCTTCCAGGCTTTGTCATCGGTCGGCTCCCAGTGGTCGGCTTTGCCCGATTCAAAGTTCTCATGAAACAGCAGAGGCAACCCCTGCATCTTCTGGGGAACCTGGTCCGGCTCATACGTTTTCAGCGGCGCAGGTTCTTTCGCCGACAGAGCAGGATGACTGGCAGAAGAAATCAGCATCAGACCCGTAATCAGGCTGGCGATGGTCAGAATACGTAACATGGATTGGCTCCCGTTCTTGAAATAAGCGCTGGCGCAGGACTTTGTGTATTGCCAGAGATGCACTGCGAAAAAGGACTGCGTTTCGATGAAACTTCAGTTCCTGGGGCGCATCACAATTTAACCGTAGCATCTCCCGATCTATTTTACCCGGTCCAAATGGGCTTGGAGACGCGATAATAAAACTGGACATAGCCTATCAGACAGGATTGCCCATCTTTTTTCAAGCATCAGGGGTAACCTGGGCAGGAGGCCGCGGACCGGGCTCACCATTTCGCCCCCGCAGAGGCCGGTTACCCGGACGGCCACCGGGGCCATTAAAGCGACGCTCTTTCATGTCCTGCATACGTTCCTTTACGCCTCCCCGGCGAGGGCCGTCAAACTGATTTTTCAGATCACTTTCAGGGATGAAATCACCAATCAGCTGCTGCACCTCACGAGAACGCTGATGAATCGACTGCCGGACCTTTTCGGGTAACTGAGTCTGCAGGTATCTGTATTTAAGCTTTTCCTGCATCTCATCAGGCGGATAACGCATCAGG is from Gimesia maris and encodes:
- a CDS encoding Rieske 2Fe-2S domain-containing protein translates to MTNWIPLGNAYEISPGSRKAYTVQGTEIAVFHVAEGDQPGTFYAIDNSCPHQGASLIEGEGCGTEVTCPLHDWNFDVATGECHDFPDFSLTRFELKVETGVLMVNGDAFGEPGPPQNLFLVRYGAMGWVDHFSAEPEDDYPHRTAVLIETSRGEEVGEILSAAGQMEKPPTAAGTIIREFTPADQSTLSSQEDVTARVFQECQTLIQERGMPTEIIDCEQLFDQQTVVLYYLGSRMPALEILAQELNANYAWRIVFHPVDEAPAASGCSSGGCGCDDK
- a CDS encoding dipeptidase — its product is MSTPINRRSFLGTSLAATSLGLAAADSVTAADQESAKPSTKPKPIQNEVILHARQVALDILKPSQKQLEHGLELHAESLVFDSYGFAPRAAVDGERLAEAINNHASTAEIQDLREDMSMTRCVTDPAEQREFKEAFDASGVTCIFQNAGEEGQDPMRLMKRLARFTFTTDMLSDFVFKAVTPEEIVQAKLEGRHCLYLTGNGVPLTQQWETTTDEMKYMRIFFQLGIRMMHMTYNRRNMLGDGCAEPANAGLSDFGRTVVAEMNRLGIIPDVAHSGWQTSLETAQVSKKPVVASHSTCASLHKHIRSKPDEVIKAIVETNGLIGICCIPRYLGGKGDISALLDHVDYVVKNFGIDYVAIGTDVSYTSRNNSLERKKVPRAPRSRTAWRSLWPDDPFVETPEMRTSVSWTNWPLFTVGLVQRGYSDADIQKIIGGNVLRVCQESLT
- a CDS encoding NAD-dependent epimerase/dehydratase family protein: MRVLITGAAGYVGRYFAAHWQSTEDLELVLADIHPLADDPRFITLDLTDAKQTRAALENIDAVIHLAKQADEGPMEGDELNGKRFDVNVKGTFNLLEAARAAGVKRFIFTSTVMTVLGYTAPQWVESDAPPLPVGSYALTKQLCEVMCQHYARAYDMSIICLRIPKPIDLEHPLWKTHPLRPQWVPFPDLLQAYQKALTAEISGCEVITIVGESSKRRWDLSKAEKLLGYRPTLIPEELGYAMGTEDQPIPTEDHYA
- a CDS encoding leucine-rich repeat domain-containing protein; its protein translation is MSKAATGSEEEVPQESTLETDIKSLKEISANLKMDYNGNISQVSFSGSKLVDAGLVYLGRLSKLRKLDLSGSKVTDDGMVHLKSLKSLREITLHGIPVSDSGLAEFKKLSNLEILNLSRTKVTDAGLKHLKSLDSLKELFLTGLEITADGLAHLSGLKSLETLGLSETQITDDALAHLKTLKKLRVLLLRDTQITDEGLKQIKGLTRLQRLWLRNTQITDDGLKYLIKMKDMEWLELNDTQITNAGISEIKVLENIVDMNLRNTDVSDKCITSLKKMKNLGTLYIDGTEITEEGIAKLEKSLPYCRVEQ